From the genome of Desulfovibrio psychrotolerans, one region includes:
- a CDS encoding D-alanine--D-alanine ligase family protein — protein MLVGITYDLKADYIAMGFSEEDAAEFDSPVTIQAIDDALCALGFRTERVGALPMLAGALLQGRRWDMVFNIAEGLNGFGRESQVPALLDYYGIPYVFSDPMTLGVCLHKGVTKHVVRDKGVPTADFAVVETAEDAAHVRLPFPLFVKPVAEGTGLGIGAASKVRNHEELAAACARLIARHNQPVLVETYLPGRELTVGITGTGKNARAVAALEVVFAQTAESQAYGYVNKQEFEDRMEYRLAHDAVGEHACRVALEAWRALGCRDGGRVDVRLDAQGVPNFIEVNPLAGLNPETSDLPILCYKTGMTYRQLIREIMDSALARNGIGHAMPADPGPGSPLWPAENTPVSGAVCGTVHGAQAATGIAG, from the coding sequence GTGCTGGTAGGCATCACCTACGACCTGAAGGCCGACTACATAGCCATGGGCTTTTCGGAAGAGGACGCGGCAGAGTTCGACAGCCCCGTGACCATTCAGGCCATTGATGACGCGCTCTGCGCCCTCGGCTTCCGCACCGAGCGCGTGGGCGCGCTGCCCATGCTGGCAGGTGCCCTGCTGCAGGGCCGCCGCTGGGACATGGTCTTCAACATCGCAGAGGGCCTTAACGGCTTCGGGCGCGAAAGTCAGGTGCCCGCCCTGCTGGACTACTACGGCATACCCTACGTGTTTTCAGACCCCATGACGCTGGGTGTATGCCTGCACAAGGGTGTGACCAAGCACGTGGTACGCGACAAGGGCGTGCCCACGGCCGATTTTGCCGTGGTGGAAACCGCAGAGGACGCAGCCCATGTGCGCCTGCCCTTCCCCCTGTTCGTCAAGCCCGTGGCAGAAGGCACGGGACTGGGCATAGGGGCCGCCTCCAAGGTGCGCAACCACGAGGAGCTTGCCGCTGCCTGCGCCCGCCTCATCGCCCGCCACAACCAGCCCGTACTGGTGGAAACCTACCTTCCGGGACGCGAGCTTACCGTGGGCATAACCGGCACGGGCAAAAACGCCCGCGCCGTTGCCGCGCTGGAAGTGGTTTTCGCGCAGACGGCAGAATCGCAGGCATACGGTTACGTGAACAAGCAGGAATTCGAAGACCGCATGGAATACCGCCTTGCCCACGATGCGGTGGGTGAGCACGCCTGCCGTGTGGCACTGGAGGCGTGGCGCGCCCTCGGCTGCCGCGATGGCGGCCGCGTGGACGTGCGGCTGGACGCGCAGGGCGTGCCCAACTTCATAGAGGTGAATCCCCTCGCGGGGCTGAATCCCGAAACCTCCGACCTGCCCATCCTGTGCTACAAAACGGGCATGACATACCGGCAGCTCATCCGTGAGATCATGGATTCGGCCCTTGCGCGCAACGGCATAGGCCACGCCATGCCTGCCGACCCCGGCCCCGGCTCGCCGCTGTGGCCCGCAGAGAATACTCCCGTGTCCGGAGCGGTGTGCGGCACGGTGCACGGCGCACAGGCCGCCACCGGCATAGCGGGCTAG
- a CDS encoding sigma-54 dependent transcriptional regulator encodes MQHILVATDNQAAAKAISRSFSTQVQLSVVRHPDELKPALGKRTHDVIFADIAWLDPSPERSFESIRTALRALWVIAPNLEVIILTPQENIREAVKSVRAGADNYLTYPVSPEEAAYVLESLRESHMMQTELEYLRSADSGSSLAPLQQVASPVMQAVFDKVRRVAQANTTVLLQGETGTGKGVLAKLIHAQSNRASGPFMGVHCGAIPETLVESELFGHEKGAFTGASRRKAGRFEVAAKGTIFLDEVGTISQPTQVRLLQVLQDKVFQRVGGVADIPMEARIIAASNVDLEDMVRRGEFRADLLFRLNVFPIRVPSLRDRREDIPLLAEMFLQRLRQQHMKKIDGIHPEVLEAFSRYPWPGNIRELENLLERAYILETSHMLSPDNFPPDLFVGGAPLANVSLDLSLPLSEVRDRAKEHAQRRYIEEMLAACRGRVTLTAERAGISTRQLRKLLGRYGIDKSHYKPAKSGTKNASL; translated from the coding sequence ATGCAGCATATTCTGGTAGCCACAGATAATCAGGCAGCCGCCAAAGCCATCTCCCGCAGCTTTTCCACGCAGGTGCAGCTCAGCGTGGTGCGCCACCCGGACGAGCTTAAGCCCGCCCTCGGCAAACGTACCCACGATGTCATCTTCGCAGACATAGCATGGCTGGACCCTTCGCCGGAGCGCAGCTTTGAGAGCATCCGCACAGCCCTGCGCGCGCTGTGGGTCATTGCGCCCAATCTGGAGGTTATCATCCTCACCCCGCAGGAGAATATCCGCGAAGCCGTAAAGTCTGTTCGCGCCGGGGCAGACAACTACCTCACCTACCCCGTCTCGCCGGAAGAGGCGGCCTATGTGCTGGAAAGCCTGCGCGAATCGCACATGATGCAGACCGAACTGGAATACCTGCGCTCGGCAGACAGCGGCTCTTCGCTCGCCCCCCTGCAGCAGGTGGCCAGCCCGGTCATGCAGGCCGTGTTCGATAAGGTTCGCCGCGTGGCGCAGGCAAATACCACCGTGCTGTTGCAAGGGGAAACTGGAACCGGCAAAGGTGTGCTCGCCAAGCTCATCCACGCCCAGAGCAACCGCGCCAGCGGGCCGTTCATGGGCGTGCACTGCGGTGCCATTCCCGAAACGCTGGTAGAAAGCGAACTCTTCGGCCATGAAAAAGGCGCGTTCACCGGCGCCAGCCGCCGCAAGGCAGGCCGGTTTGAGGTCGCCGCCAAGGGCACCATCTTTCTGGACGAGGTGGGCACCATCTCGCAGCCCACGCAGGTGCGCCTGCTGCAGGTATTGCAGGACAAGGTGTTCCAGCGCGTGGGCGGCGTGGCCGACATTCCCATGGAGGCACGCATCATCGCCGCCAGCAACGTGGATCTGGAAGATATGGTGCGCCGGGGCGAATTCCGCGCCGACCTGCTCTTCCGGCTTAATGTTTTTCCCATCCGCGTCCCTTCCCTGCGCGACCGGCGGGAAGATATCCCCCTGCTGGCAGAAATGTTCCTCCAGCGGCTGCGCCAGCAGCACATGAAAAAAATAGACGGCATCCACCCGGAGGTGCTGGAGGCCTTCAGCCGCTATCCGTGGCCCGGCAACATACGGGAACTGGAAAACCTGCTGGAGCGCGCCTACATTCTGGAAACCTCGCACATGCTCTCGCCGGACAACTTTCCCCCGGACCTCTTCGTGGGCGGCGCCCCCCTTGCCAACGTTTCGCTGGACCTTTCCCTGCCCCTTTCAGAGGTGCGCGACAGGGCCAAGGAGCACGCCCAGCGGCGCTACATAGAAGAAATGCTCGCCGCCTGCCGCGGGCGGGTTACCCTCACCGCGGAACGCGCGGGCATAAGCACCCGCCAGCTCAGAAAACTGCTGGGCCGCTACGGCATAGACAAGTCGCACTACAAACCGGCCAAAAGCGGAACAAAAAATGCCTCTTTATAA
- a CDS encoding KamA family radical SAM protein codes for MTSSLAELEQPPLEPPSLFGNTVSGTLHDLSIPIGVMPPLVRESAPAFAVSERSEAFRRRFYPDTNLKTWCDWHWQYANRITSLDQLGRMLRLSPEELAAGTGLAALPLAITPYFAAQFNPDDPADPLRRTMVPTVAERTLNPGESADPLGEDGHSPVPGLVHRYPDRVLFLATDTCAAYCRYCTRSRCVGKPHTAGTAGATRKRWPAAIEYIKNHPEVRDVLISGGDPLTMSDAALDHLLSRLRSIPHVEIIRIGSKAPIVMPQRVTPSLLRVLRRYHPLLMSIHCTHPDELTPESTEALRRLADAGIPLGSQTVLLKGINDNVADMKSLLHGLLKSRVRPYYLYHCDPVQGTAHFRTPIFKGVDIIRGLRGHTSGYAVPTYVVDAPGGGGKIPLMPDYVQGYDGEDLVLRNYEGGLYRSYDPAAPAVCEPHAGTAQGGEPCW; via the coding sequence GTGACCAGCAGCTTGGCCGAACTCGAACAGCCTCCTCTGGAGCCTCCCTCTCTATTCGGAAACACCGTTTCCGGCACCCTGCATGACCTGTCCATCCCCATCGGCGTCATGCCTCCGCTTGTCCGCGAATCCGCTCCCGCCTTTGCCGTAAGTGAGCGCTCGGAAGCCTTCCGCAGGCGCTTTTATCCCGATACAAATCTGAAGACCTGGTGCGACTGGCACTGGCAGTATGCCAACCGCATCACGTCACTGGACCAGCTTGGCCGCATGCTGCGCCTCTCGCCCGAAGAACTCGCGGCGGGAACGGGTCTTGCCGCATTGCCGCTGGCCATAACGCCCTATTTTGCAGCCCAGTTCAATCCCGATGACCCGGCAGACCCTCTGCGCCGCACCATGGTTCCCACCGTGGCCGAGCGCACCCTGAACCCCGGGGAATCGGCAGACCCCCTCGGCGAAGACGGGCACAGCCCCGTGCCCGGTCTGGTACACCGCTACCCGGACCGCGTGCTCTTTCTCGCCACAGACACCTGCGCCGCCTACTGCCGCTACTGCACCCGTTCGCGCTGCGTGGGCAAGCCCCACACGGCGGGCACGGCAGGTGCCACGCGCAAACGCTGGCCCGCTGCCATCGAATATATCAAAAATCATCCGGAAGTGCGCGATGTGCTCATCTCCGGCGGCGACCCCCTCACCATGTCGGACGCAGCGCTCGACCATCTGCTCTCGCGCCTGCGCAGCATCCCGCATGTGGAAATCATCCGCATAGGCTCCAAAGCGCCCATCGTCATGCCGCAGCGCGTTACCCCCTCGCTGCTGCGCGTGCTGCGCCGGTATCATCCGCTGCTCATGAGCATACACTGCACACACCCGGACGAGCTTACGCCCGAATCCACAGAAGCCCTGCGCCGCCTTGCCGATGCGGGCATACCGCTGGGCAGCCAGACCGTGCTGCTCAAGGGCATAAACGACAACGTCGCAGACATGAAATCGCTGCTCCACGGCCTGCTCAAAAGCCGGGTGCGCCCCTATTACCTGTACCACTGCGACCCCGTGCAGGGCACGGCGCACTTCCGCACGCCCATCTTCAAGGGTGTGGACATCATCCGCGGCCTGCGCGGTCACACCTCCGGCTACGCGGTGCCCACCTATGTGGTCGATGCCCCCGGAGGCGGCGGCAAAATCCCCCTCATGCCCGACTACGTTCAGGGCTATGACGGCGAAGACCTTGTGCTGCGCAACTATGAAGGCGGGCTTTACCGCTCCTACGACCCTGCCGCCCCCGCCGTGTGCGAACCGCACGCGGGCACGGCACAGGGAGGCGAGCCGTGCTGGTAG